The window CTCGATGCGTTGCCTCAGGTGAAGAGAGAGCCGAGAATGCTGACCAGAGGCGTGAAGGCCGTATCGATGCTCGCCAGCCGCGGCTGTCTGCACAACTGCTCATTCTGCAGCATACGGCAGTTTTACGGAGGACCCCCCGGCCGTCTCAGGCGCACGAGAAAGCCCGAGGCTGTTGTCGCCGAGATGAACGCTCTGTACGAGGAGGACGGCGTACGCCTCTTTATCTTTCAGGATGACGACTTCGCTGCAAAGAGCAGGCAGCAGCGGCAATGGAACGAGAGCTACCTGGAGGCCCTCAGCAAATCAGCCCTGTCAGAGAAGATCAGATGGAAGATTTCGTGTCGTGTGGACGACCTCGACGAAGATCTTTTTTCCCGCTTTCGTGAGCACGGGCTCATAATGATTTATCTTGGCGTAGAATCGGGTAATCCGGCAGGACTCAAGACTCTGAATAAGCTGGTGACCGTCGAGCAAAATCACAAGGCCGTTGAACTCTTAAAAAAAATCGGCATCGCATTTGACATGGGCTTTATGCTTTTTGATCCGGACAGTACAGTCGACTCGATCAGGGAAAACATCCACTTCCTCAGACGCGTCACCGCTGACGGCGAATGTCCGGCAAATTTCTGCAAAATGCTTCCTTATGCCGGTACGCCGATCGAAGCGCGGCTTATAAGGGAGGGACGACTCAAAGGGACCTTGAGTCAGCCGGACTACGACTTTCCGGACCCGAGGCTCGACTGGTTCTCATTGTATGCGGCAATGGCTTTCCGGTTTCGCAATTTCGACAAGCTTGGCCTTGTTGAACGTCTCCGCCTTGCGAAATTCGACCTTCTCCTTGCAAATGCATTCGAGCCCGGGGCGTGGATCGCGGCCTACGAAAGGGAGCTTCGGGACCTGACCGCGCGATGCTCGGCGGTTGCCCTTGATTACCTGGAAACGGCCCTTGATTTTATTGCTGCCAGAGATGTCGGGGGCATAATGCGCGACTGGCCGCTTCTGCACAGCATTGCCGGTCCTCAGTGGGACGAAGAAATCGAAATCCAGCAGCAGCTGGACAGCGTTCTCCTGGGGTACAATCCCGCGCTGCAAAGTGTCTTTGAAAATGAATTCAGGCGTACGTCAGAGCGCCAGGGCGCTGTGGGCTTGTCAGAAGCCGGATCCTGGCCCTCCGGGCCGCCAATTCAGCGATTGGGGGTGTAAGCGAGATGCCGACATCAACACGGACGGATCCTTACAAGGCATGTAATTTTCGCGTGGAAATAGATGGTCTTACCACGGGTAGTTTCAGCGAATGCAGCGGACTCACCGCAGAAATAGAGGTCATAGACTACAGGGAGGGCGCCGATAAAGCTCTCAACGTACGTAAGCTCCCCGGTTTGCGCAAGTACTCGAATATTACCCTCAAGCGCGGCTACACCAACAACACCGAGCTCTGGGACTGGTATAGGAACATTGTGCAGGGAAAAGCAGACCGCAGGAATGGTGCCATCATCCTTCTGGACGACGAGCACAATGATGTGATGCGCTGGAGTATAAAGAACGCATTAATCAAAAAGATAGAGGGGCCGTCTTTAAAAGCAGACGGCAATGAAGTGGCTATAGAGTCAGTCGAGCTTGCACACGAAGGATTGACATTAGAGAGCTAGACGAGCCGTGCTTAGCGGTTTTGTTACGTTCCTC of the Syntrophorhabdales bacterium genome contains:
- a CDS encoding radical SAM protein, with amino-acid sequence MRARAKSSVRAMLIGYEDQENLGLRSIKATLDSYGFHSVIIPYVPGNVSNVVSAVKEYNPDLVGISIIFQYTFNEFGELASTLRKEGVRAHFTAGGHFPSLRPREVLEALPDLDSVIRFEGEYTTLDLMRQLHRPETWDSIEGLVFRRGTDIVVNPPRPLIADLDALPQVKREPRMLTRGVKAVSMLASRGCLHNCSFCSIRQFYGGPPGRLRRTRKPEAVVAEMNALYEEDGVRLFIFQDDDFAAKSRQQRQWNESYLEALSKSALSEKIRWKISCRVDDLDEDLFSRFREHGLIMIYLGVESGNPAGLKTLNKLVTVEQNHKAVELLKKIGIAFDMGFMLFDPDSTVDSIRENIHFLRRVTADGECPANFCKMLPYAGTPIEARLIREGRLKGTLSQPDYDFPDPRLDWFSLYAAMAFRFRNFDKLGLVERLRLAKFDLLLANAFEPGAWIAAYERELRDLTARCSAVALDYLETALDFIAARDVGGIMRDWPLLHSIAGPQWDEEIEIQQQLDSVLLGYNPALQSVFENEFRRTSERQGAVGLSEAGSWPSGPPIQRLGV
- a CDS encoding phage tail protein, with the translated sequence MPTSTRTDPYKACNFRVEIDGLTTGSFSECSGLTAEIEVIDYREGADKALNVRKLPGLRKYSNITLKRGYTNNTELWDWYRNIVQGKADRRNGAIILLDDEHNDVMRWSIKNALIKKIEGPSLKADGNEVAIESVELAHEGLTLES